The genome window CAACCACCACGACAACCTCGAATTCCTCGAGGACGTCATCCCCAAGACGGTCCCCTACAAACAAATCAAGGATTCGGCCGCCGCCGCGCGCCTCAACCCCCGGAAAGCTGACCAGGAGCCCAAGAAGCGGCAATCGACCCTCAAAACGAAGGGCGCCAACGCAGGCGCTTCCAGCAGCGGCAACAGCAACGGTGTCAATGGCACagccgccgctgccgccttGGATCCAGTCGCAGCTGTCATTCATTCCGACGATCCCAGCGCCCAGCTGGTCGCCGAGGCCCGTCGTGCGGCTGGGGACGAGGATGTTGACATGACGGGATAGGGAAAGTTCTAGTCCGTTCTTCCTCTCCGGCCGTTCCTTGGAGggatagcccctttttaatGAGCTCAGCGGGCATCTGGAAGCTTGGCAGACTGTCTTTTGCGATTGTTTGTACGGAATAGGAGCACCTTAGTCAAGGAGCTTGGGTCTGAACAGccaatattataatagccagGACCGCAGCATTCACCAATGAGGGAGAAAGGGACACAATATTACGAAGTGTACGATGCATAATTGGTCTCCTTTTTTTTGCCACCGAATGAATATTGAATGGGTCTTTTCTCTCCCCAGATCCAACGATCCCTTCATCCATTAGCAAAAGGGGGAAAGGTTCGTCTTCGACTCaaaatatcccctttttttttagttcttCGTCAACAAAACAAACGCCAGTCCATGGATATGACCCGTTTTCTTCGCAACCATAGTTGAAGTTGCCTCTCTCCTCTCCCTCAAGTACATCCTTCTCTCTCAAATAAGAGGAATTCGAGTGGTTGACCCTGCCTCCAGCCGCAACCAAAACACTCAGTCCTCCATGGTGGCGTCCCCGTCCAGGTGTACACCCGCCGGGATAGTCCCCTCGGTCAACATCTTCTCCAGCCGGATAATCTCCTGCAGGCTGTCGGCCTTCTTGATCATCTCCTTCAGCCGCTCCTTCTCCTTGTCCGTGAGCTTTATCCTCGAGAGCTTCGAAGGCGCGGCGCCGCCACCGGCCGTGCCATTGGAGGCTGCGGCGGCGATGTCGAGCTGTTTGGACTTGTTGCCCATGATCTGAGAAAAACACGCCAGAATGAGTGTCGAGTAGACATAGAATCTGAaggaggggaagaagagGGCGTGGACATACCTTGGCCGCCGCATCTGTAGGCTCCTCCGCCGTACCAAACAGCTCCCTCGCCTTCTCCCTCTCGGCCTCCTTGACTTTCTGGTAATCCAGGAACCGCACAGTCGGACACCTCCAGACAACCCAGTATCGGTAGTTCTAAAGCCCTCACTGTCAGCCTTCAACCCCGCCATgaatcgcccccttttttttcccgtcaaagaaataataaggaaaagggtaaacaGTTTGCAAAAAGCGCACCTCCTTCTTGGTCACCGGGTTATCCACCAACACCAAATGCGTCAACCGCTTGAACCCCGCCAACACATCCAGGTCCGCGAGCTGCGCAATCTGGTTCGACGCCAGCACGAGCTGCTGCAGGTTCGGGATCGCGTTGGGGAGCGACGTCTGTATGCTCGCGACACGGTTGTGCGCCAGCAGCAGCGTCGAGAGGCGCGTCGAGAGCGGGAAGTTGCCCAGGACCTGGATGTCGTTGTCGGTGAAGTCGATGGAGTCGTGGGGCTGTTTTTTGCGCAATTAGAACAAACGGTCAGCCAGAGGACAAAACTCAAGGAAAGCCGAGGAGGGAAGGAGAGAAACTTACGCCTGCGACACCCAGGTTCTCAATCGCTGGGATTCGATGTCCTATTCATTCCAACCGACGCAAGACGCTATCAATTCTGGCCCTCAAAAAGTGTAGTATCTGCTCCTTTCACACAAAACGCACCTCGGAGATCAAGCTCTCGCTCCTTGAGCGGATTCAGGTAGGAGAGCGAGCCCTTGATGAGCTCCGCCGTGAGCCTCATCTTTGGTTTCTTTGGCTTTCGTTGGTGGTAGAAATGCTGGTGATTTGGTTGTGCTGGGGGTTACCTCTCTCGAAAGTTCTCGGGTTCGCCGTGGGCTCAGTGGTGATGCGACTCGGATTTGTTCGTCGAGCTGCGTCGTCGGTCAGTGGTGCCGCCGCAATTCGTTTTTCGTTGTCGCGTCTTGGGGTTGGTCGCGTGGGTATAATACTGGGTGGACGATTCGACGAGGCTGAAAAGTTGGCGGTCGAACAAGGCGCCCAAAATTTCCCGCCTGATTAGAGCTGCCATCCCCGCGATTTCGTACTGTGTGTCTAATTCTCGACACGGCCCATTATACGCTACGGGTACGCCTGGCCTGTGATTATATTAATTGGTTGTGCACTGTGTCTTCCGCACCTTTCAACCAAAGCATGTCTCATTCCAAAGGTATTAAGTTGAATAGACATGATATTGTATTCGTCAGATAATATTTCATCAATGAAGAACCTATCATTGTCAGTTAATCATTGACAAGACTCAAAGTTCTTCCCCCATGTGTTATGTATCTTGTATAATGTATTCACTAGGTATCTATGTTCAAAGAACCCTCGACCAAACGCCCAAGAAGCAATCCGCTATGAAAACACAAACACCACGCCAGATCGATCCACCGACAGCGTCATGCTATACGGGAGCTCAATCAGCGCAACATCCATAATGGAATCCAAGTGAGACCGCAgaagctgctgctgctgaagTGAAATCACAGTCGAGCGCGGCGGTCGCCCACCAGCCGCCGTGCTCTTTCCGCTGACCGCCGCGTTCGGAGCCGTCGGCGCTTGTCGCGGGATCCTTTCCGTGTTCAGCGTCATGGCCGTCGTCGGATGGGAGGCCGTGAACGTCGGCTTCGGATCCTCCCCTTGCAGCCCGCTGTAGACCACCGAACTTTCTATGCGAGACAAGTCCCAGAATCGTAACTTCTTGTCCGATCCCGCGGTGACGATGAAAGCATGCCGTACGTCGCGTGAGTCCTCTGAGGCGCCTGTGCCTGCTACCATCGCACGAACACCTCGGTCCGCGTTTCCGGTACCGCTAGGCTCAATGTTGGTAGCAAATCGCCCAAGCATACCTTCAGGCTTGTCCTCGTCCACTTCCCAAGCCTCGTATCCCTTCGGGCCCTCCTTATTGCCCCCAACGCGGTAAATCTCTCTGCAGATTGTACGCTCTAGGTCCCAGACGGTGACTTCGCCCTGACCCGTTCCACCAGCGACGCAGACCCATTTGCCTCTGCCCTTGCTCGGGTGTATGCATAGTCTGTAGATGGAACTCTTGCCAGGAACGCCCCAACCCTTGAGTCTCATTCGGAACCTTAGGTCCCAAAGGTCTATGACTCCATGAGTAGTTCCTACGCATAACCAGTTTCTCTTACGATCGACACAGAAACACGTAGGTGTACCATGGTGCACAGGGTTCTCCAGCGTATACAGCAGTGACATGGTCCGCAGGTCGATGCCGAGAATCCTGGAGCGATTCGTCGCAAGGAGCATCACCGAGGTGGATTCCACTTTGAAGTGCTCGCACCACACTGCGTACTCGTCTTCTGGAAGCTGATACTCCCGGAGAAGACGAAGTTTCCCGTATCGCAATGTGCCACTTGCCGAGACGGTCTCGACCTTGACAATGTGAACGCTTCCATCGCTGGCGCAGCTGATGAAGCAGTGTGTGTTCTCAATGAAGCACAGCGCAAGCACCCTAGCGCCATCGGCATGCTTATGGCTTTGCCTTGATCGGTGCGTAATGTTCTTCTCTAGGCGCGCACTATCCCAGACTCTGACGGAGCCATCATCGCCTCCTGTGATGAAGAACACATGGTCTGGAGACACCACCAGACGGTTGATTGAGCCGGTGTGTTCAGCAAACGTGGCAACCATGCGTCCCTGTGGACGCCACGGCTCGTCGCCTGGCTGTCCCACTGAGCGATTCGTTTTCCGACGTGTGATAGGGGTAACCATCGGTCCGAACTCGGCGATATCGTGAGGATAGTTGTCCTGGTACATGGAGTCGAGCATTTTGAGAATGCTGGGGTCGGTTCCCTCATAGGAGTGATTGGGCCTTAGTTTCGCCACGACACTCGCAGTGCTGGTTGGACGGTCCTGTAGATTTGGTCGAGCAAGAGGAGTAGGAGCAAACGGACCCTCCACTTGGCCAACAGCATTCGCTCCCGACATGCCAGTCTCCGGCACGCTCTTATTGCTGTCTTTGCGGTCCAGAAGACTAAGAGCGCTGGCCTGGTGGCGAATGGCCCTCCGAGTTGCGTAAGGCTGATCATGGATAGAGGCCCCATCGTCCGTCGGGCTCCCGACCGTGAGCTTACCCTGCCCAGTCGATGCGCGTCTCGCAGGATCGATCTCTCTCACACGAGAAACGTCACGCGAAGTAGACCCGTGGTCTTCCACCACGCGAGTCCGGAGACTGTTGAGAGCTGCAAATCGTCTCCTTCCTGTCGAGTCATCGATTGTCATGGAGGCATCCAGAAGAGCATCAGCAATGGTGTACGGGCCCTTCTGATTTGACTCGGGGGTAAATGTGGACTGTTGCAGTGGCTCCTCGTCAAAGAATAC of Colletotrichum lupini chromosome 8, complete sequence contains these proteins:
- a CDS encoding U2 small nuclear ribonucleoprotein A, which encodes MRLTAELIKGSLSYLNPLKERELDLRGHRIPAIENLGVAGPHDSIDFTDNDIQVLGNFPLSTRLSTLLLAHNRVASIQTSLPNAIPNLQQLVLASNQIAQLADLDVLAGFKRLTHLVLVDNPVTKKENYRYWVVWRCPTVRFLDYQKVKEAEREKARELFGTAEEPTDAAAKIMGNKSKQLDIAAAASNGTAGGGAAPSKLSRIKLTDKEKERLKEMIKKADSLQEIIRLEKMLTEGTIPAGVHLDGDATMED